TTCTCCTTGGAAAATAGAACTAAACAAAATTTATAAATCGTTACCTAAGGAAGTAAATGCACTCGCAGACTCGTTAGTGTATGGAATTTACTTTGTGACAAACTTAGGTTCCACAGGGCTTACTGGAATTGTGCGCGACGAGTTAGGCAAACCCATCGGTGGGATTTTATTTTTAGATTCCGATTTACTAAACGATGGAGGAAATGATTGGGCTTCCAAAAAAGAATCCACAGCCTTTCGGTCTTCCCAGGAACATAATATTAAAATTCATTTGGATGGTACGAACTCGAAAGAAACTGCGATTTGTTTTATCATATTACATGAATTAGGTCATATTTTATCCGTAACAAAAGGACATGCTCCTGATTTTTCGGAAACACATAGAGACTTTCGAAACTATCCTCTCTTTGATGGAATCTGGTGGTCGGAAACCTATTCACCATATGAAGCCACTTTTTTTCCCGAAAGAAACAAAATCAAATTTTACCAAGGATCTCCCACTATCTCTTTATTTCCCGAAGGAAAGTTTCTATATAAAAAACTAACCAACACTGGGTTTGTTTCATTATATGCAGCAACCAATGCGGACGATACTTATGCAGAAGCTTTTGCACAATACGTTCATGTCTTTTTAATGGGTAAAGAATACAAAGTCATCCTAACTTCAAGCGGGAGTTCAGAAACCATATTACAAGATCCCATTCGAAAGGAAGGAGGCAGAAGATTTCGTGAGTTATTTCAAAACATTTTTTACCCTGCAAAACCTTAGGATTCTGCTGGGATTGGTTCTATTTTCCTTTCCGTTACGTTCACAAACACAAACAGAAGTTCCAAAACCTATCATCATTGAAACCAATACAGAAATTGTATCGGACTTTCTATGGCGAGGAAATTCATTTGCAGGAGAAGGACAAAGTCGAAGGAATGGTGCAGCATACCAAAGTTTCACTTATGCTCCCGCCTTACAACCATCCATCAATGTCTGGTCACCCGAAAAAAAATTCCAGTTTTCTCTTTTTGGAAATTTCCAACTAACCAATCGAGACGATAGGGATTCCGACCGCCGACTATTACAATCAAGTCCCGGCGGTGTGGGCCCTTCCTACTTGGGAGAACAAACAAAGTTTTTTGATCCTTATGACCAAGACCCCTGTGTCCGCTCCCTTCACGATCGAATTGCTACTGGCAACGAAGGTTCAGACCCTTGTTTAGGTTACAGCCCCAACCAAGGATTGGGTCCAAAAAAAGAGCCAAACGGAAACAAACGAGCGGATGGAATGTTTTTTTCCATGAGTTATCATTTTGATCCCAGCAAGTTTGGAGATTTTGCTGTTGGGATTTGGTTTTATAATACTTTTCAAAAAACTCCAAACACTCTTTTGAGTCCAGGCACTCAAAAACAAAATTCTTATGCATCAGGAGGACCAAATAACACGTTCAATGCGAACAATCCAGATGCAATCACTAGACTAGTTTGGCATGAATACTTTTTACACTGGAAACTTCCATTTTTAAAAATAGTAAAACCGACCATCTCCTATTACACACAATATTCTACAGAAAACGGAGGACTACTGGCTGGTAAAAATTATCTTTCTCTTAGCGGTTCCTATACTTTTAGAGAAGACCAGTTTTTTCGAATTATGCCTCATTTCAATCTTGGTTATGCCATGGGAAACAATGCAGTGGACAATCGGAACGGAATCCAAGACATCACAACATCAACTTCATTCTTCTTTGGTGATTTTTTTATTAAGTTCGCTCATATCTTTCGACCAGACTTATACCTCTGGGATACAAATAATTATTATGGATATGCAGGGGGAGATCCAAACAAAGCGCATTGGAACCGGAGTTCCGAGGATGGAAAGGTAACCGACCCATCTCGGATTTATGGTGCGTACAATACCTCAATTCTAAATGCTATCGAACAAATCAACACTGGGAATTCCCTAGGTGATTCCATCGCAAAAACTTGGCTAAGAGAAGCTTATACCTTACAAAAAATCCCTTCCCATTTATTTTATGTTAGCTTAGGTTATTCCAAAGTTTTTTAAACCAAGTAAAATCAATTTGGTTTTTTGCATTTTAATATTAGGAAAGACTTGACTTACCTAATGCATTGAATATATTTCCGTCCACCTCTAGGGGAAAACTATGAAATGGATTCATGATTTAAAGATTCGGGTCAAATTACTTTTAGCGTTTATGGTAACCATTCTCTTGATGATAGTGGTTGCTGGTGCCAGTTTCTATTCGGCACGTCAAATTTTAGCTTCACTTCACACTGTGTTTGAAGACCGTGTGGTACCGATTAGCCAAATCAAAGAAGTATCTGACGCTTATCTTATTGGAATTGTCGATTCAGCCAATAAAGTCCGTGCAAAAAAAATTACGATAGAAGAAGCTCTCGAATCCATTCGTGAATCAGAAACGAAAGCTGATGCTGTTTGGAAAGTGTATTTAGGAACCTATCTTGTCCCCGAAGAAAAAGCGATCATTGATCAGATGGAAAAAGAATTTCCTCCACTGAAAGCTGGAGTCAAACAACTTCGCATCATTTTAGAAACTAGAAACGAAGTAGAACTAGAAAAGTTTGTCACAGTCGACATGTATCCTATCTTCGAACCACTTACCCACCACTTGGACGATTTGATCCGAGTGCAATTGAAGGTTGCCAAAGAAGAATACCACAAATCAGAAGCACAATTTAAAAGTTCCTTAGTGATTGTTTCTGGGGTTGTCATTCTTGCTTTTGTTATGGTATTTCTCATCGCCATTTTCTTCTCTGATTCCATTGCAGCTCCAATGAAAAAAATTGTGGAAGTAGCACAAACTGTCTCTATTGGTGATTTGGATGTAGACTTAGATACTAAACATAAAAAATCTGCAAATGCTAAAAATTTAGAAGGAAATGAAATCCAACAACTTTCACAAGCGTTTATGGAGCTTGTCTCTTTTATCAAAGAACGGGCAGAACATTTAGAACGTATTGCAAATTCTGATCTTAGCGCTGATGTCACCCTCAAATCAGAACGTGACCAACTGGGTTTAAGTTTACGACGAATGCTCATCAACTTATCCGATGTTGTGGAAAAGTTATATTTCTCATCACAAGAAGTAGACCTAGGTGCTCAACAACTAGCCGATGCCAGCACTTCCTTATCGGAAGCTGCCAGTGAACAAGCAAGCGCAGTTGAAGAAATTTCGGCTACCCTCACTGAAATCAGCAATAGTTTCTTAGCGAATGCAGAAAATGCAGAAAGGATGACTGAATTTTCAGAATCAACCGCCAAACAAGCTATAGAGGGAAATTCTAAAATGAAAGATTTGGTTTCTGCTATGGGAGAAATCAGCAATTCCTTTGATCAAATTTCCAAAATCAACAAAGTCATAAATGACATTGCTTTCCAGACTAATATCTTAGCACTGAATGCAGCAGTTGAAGCGGCAAGGGCTGGTCAACATGGAAAAGGATTTGCTGTTGTAGCGGAAGAAGTAAGAAACCTTGCACAAAAAAGTGCGAGTGCAGCCGATGAAACAACTCTCTTGATTGAATCTTCTATGAAAAAAGTAAAATCAGGAAATGAAGCCACAGAAAAAACGGCTGAGGTGCTCGGAAAAATCTCAGAAAGTGCCGACAACGTTAGCAGCCTAACCAAAGATCTAGCTCTTTCTATCCACGAACAAAAATCAGCTGTACTCCAAATTACTCAAGGAATAGACCAGGTAACGACTGTTACTTCTACAACGGCAGCTTCCGCAGAAGAAGTTGCCGCATCAAGTGAAACTTTAAAGCGCCAAGTAGAAATTATGCGCTCGATCATCATGGGTTTCAAACTGAAAGAAGACGGTTCTAAATCAACCGCCCTCACTCGAGTAGAAAGACCAAGAATCGTATTGTAGGCAAAAAATGAGCCAACATTTAAAATCATGGGATGTGGATGCAGACGAAGATACCATGAAAGATTTGTATCTTTGTTTTAGTCTCGAAGATAGAGACTATGCATTTGAAGTCCGTCACCTAACAGAAATTTTAGCACTTCCTGCAATCACAACGATACCAGGCACGGCTGCTTTTTTAAAAGGAGTGATCAATATCCGAGGAAAAATCATTCCAGTAATGGATGTTCGTCTGAGATTCGATATGCCATTTAAATCTTATCACGAAAGAACTTGTGTTTTACTGGTTGAATTAGACGGATTACCTCTCGGTTTGATTGTTGATACAGTAAACGATGTATTAAGGATTCCTTCAGAAAACATTGATTTAGCTCCTAAAATCGGCGAATCAAAATCTTCAAGATTTATCTATGCGACAGGGAGAGTGGGAGATACGGTAAAAATCCTTATCAACTTACAAAGATTACTCACAGAAGAAGAAACACATTTAATTAAGGACATTCCCGGAAATTAATCCATGGAAAGAGATGATGTATTAGAATACCTACTAGAAGCACGAGAAACACTTGAAAACATCGAAAAGGATTTACTTCATTTCGAAAAATCAACGTTAGATGGTAGCTTAGTAGACAGAGATCTCCTTGATACCCTGTTCAGACATTTCCATACCATCAAAGGCAGTTCGGGGTTTTTTGGTCTTACTGCTATAGTAAAAATTGCACATTCTGCGGAAAATCTTCTAGACTATTTACGAAAAAATCCAGAGGACCAAGATGAAGATACTTTAGAGTTATTAATTACTGCACTGGATTACCTAAATGAATTAGTAGAACATGAGGAATCCTCTCCATCGGGAGGTGACTTTTTTTCCGAGGAACAAATCCAATTTTTAAACAAATTGAACCAAAAGAATGAGTTTATTCGAGTTCATAGGTTAAATACTCCCGAAGAACCAACTACCACTCAGGTAAGTGTCGAATTTGGTTTGTTTGGTGATGATCCAAAAACTGCAGAACCTAAAGAAGAATTTGGATTGTTTACGAATACACCGAAAGCAGCAGATACAACAGAATTTGGACTTTTTAATAATGCCTCCATTCCCAAGACAAACGAAGAATTCGGATTATTTCATAAACTGGATGTAATTTCAGAAAAGGAAAAAATCCAAAAACCAGAAGAGAATTTAAAAAACGAAAAGAAAACAATCATAAAAAAAGACATTCGCATTGATACAGATAAGTTAGATTCCCTACTCGACATCGTTGGGGAAATTGTCATCACCGAACCGATGGTGACAGACCATCAAGATATCAGTAAACTCAAGTTAGAAAATTTCCATAAAACTGCCTTACAATTAAAAAAACTAATTAGAAACCTTCAAGAGATAACATTGAGTCTTCGTATGGTTCCGATTGCGGGAATCTTTTCTCGTATGGAACGCCTCGTGAGAGACACAGCTAAAAAAACAGGGAAACAAGTAAAACTCATCATCTCTGGTGAAGATACAGAAATCGACAAATCAATCATTGAAGAAATGTATGATCCTCTTGTCCACATCATCCGCAATGCCATCGATCATGGTTTAGAAACTCCAGAAGAAAGAAAAGAAGCAGGAAAACAACCCCAAGGAACTATCCAACTTACTGCAAACCAATCGGGTAAAGAGGTATGGATTGAAGTGCGGGATGACGGGAAAGGGTTGAGTAGAGAAAGAATTTTAAATAAAGCAGTTTCCTTAGGACTAATTGTTCATTCTGATGCTGAGTCTCTTGAGGACAAAGATGTATGGGAATTTCTTTTCCATCCAGGATTTTCTACAGCAAAGGAAGTTACAGACCTCTCAGGAAGAGGAGTTGGATTAGATGTTGTGAGAAAAAATGTCACTACTTTAAAAGGATTTGTGGATGTATTTTCTGTTTTTGGCCAAGGAACAACATTTTTAATTCGTGTTCCTTTAACTCTCGCCATCATCGAAGGTCTTGTGGTTCGAAAAGAAGAAACTTATTTTATTCTGCCGTCTATCGATGTAAAAGAATCTATGTATTTATCCAATGAACCTATCAATGAATTGTATAAAAATAATCATAGTATCCAATATAGAACCAATCAAATATCAATTGTTGATATCAATTTATTATTTGGAAAAGATTCTGATTTAAATAATCAAAGAACATTAAAAGAAAAATACCTTATTGTTACCGAATCACATGAAAAACAAATGGGGATTGTATTCGATGAAATTTTAGGGAATCAATCGATTGTGATCAAACCTATATCACCTATTTTTAAAAACATCAATGGACTTGCTGGTTGCACCATATTAGGAAATGGTCATGCGGGTTTAATTCTTGACGTACGTAAATTGATCGGCCAACACCTTTCCTCGGTTACAATATGAAAAAACACACTGTAATTGTTGTCGATGACCAAAAATCTGTGAGAAGTATGATCAAACGTTGGATTGAATCCGATCCAAATTGGGAGGTGATTGGGGAAGCAGCCAATCCGTATGAAGCACGTGACTTGATTGTGGAAAAACAACCAGAGGTAATGACCTTAGATGTTCATATGCCTGGTATGGATGGAATTGTTTTTTTAAAAAAACTCCTTCCACAGTATCCAATGCCAGTCATTATGTTTAGTTCCTCAACTACAGAAGGTGCACATATTACATTTGAGGCCTTAGAAGCTGGCGCATTTGACTATGTATCCAAACCCACCGGAACTCCAGAAAGTTTAATCGAAGCAAAAGAGGATTTACTTTCAAAACTATACGAAAGTCTAAATTACAATCTTACAAAATTAAACTTAACAACAAAAAAGGAGACAAATTCACCTAACAAAAAAATTTCGAAAACTACATTCAAACGAAAATTTATATTAATTGGCTCTTCAACCGGTGGAACAACTGCGTTACGAAAACTACTGGATGAAGTAGATGAAACCTTTCCCCCTATTCTTATTGCACAACATATGCCAGAAAACTTTACCTCCTTGTTTGCTCAAAGGCTAAACTCCGATTTAAAAATCCAGGTAAAAGAAGCTAAGGATAAAGAAATACTACAAACTGGACATGTCTACATTGCACCAGGGAATTACCATCTAGGAATTCAAAAAATCGGTTCCGACTATTATACCCGTATCTTCCAAACCGATAAAAAAAATGGGCACAGGCCTTCTGTTGATGTTTTATTTGAATCCGCAACAGAACAGGATATAGGCGGAAATAGTATAGGAATTATCCTTACAGGGATGGGTAGTGATGGTGCATCTGGACTTTTGAAACTTAAGAACCAAGGTAGCCTTACCATTGGCCAAAATAAAGAAACCTGCGTTGTGTATGGAATGCCAAAAGTAGCTTACGAAATAGGAGCATTAACTTACCAAGTTCCCTTAAACGAAATGGTAGATAAAATCAAGGAAATTGCAGCATTATGATTCCGCATTGTTTAATTCTGGAAAGTAAAAACACAAAACTAATAGCAGAATTACTTAAAGAAATAGATTATACCTTTGAAAGGGTTAGCCTTTTAGAGGAAATACACAAAACATTAGAAGATGGTAAATTTCATTTTCTAATTTTACATGTAAACGATATAGAACATTTGGACGCTCGAAAAAGCCTTTCCGAATGGACCAAAAATTTTCCATATACTCTTATTATCATCATTACCGACACATCGAAATGGGAAACCACTGCTTCTTTATTAAAACAACATTCCGTTTACGACTATATACAAACACCGCTAGACTCAAGTCATCTTCAATTCACTTTAAATCGTTCCCTCCAATATTTACTTACAAAGCTTAAGTCCCAATTCATAAACGAAGCAGAAAATCATTTATATAAAAGAATGGTAGAAATCTTCGATTGGAAAAAATCTCTTTTACATAAAGAAAACGAAAATATTGCCGCAGACATCATCCACCAAATGAATATTAATTTATTCCAAGGAAGTGGGATAGGCACACTTATGAGTGTTGTTAGTATTTTAATTTCAAAAAGTAAATTGGATCAAGAGGGAAAAAATTATTCCGTTGCAAAACCAGTAATGGACCTTTTATCGGAAAACTATGAGGCTGCAAAAAGTATGTTCGATAGTATGTCCATATCACAATCAGTGATAGACGACGAAACTATTATTGACTATAAAGAATCACCTACAAAACTTCTTGACCTCATAAAACAAGAATTGGAAACTCTGAACGAAGCGCTCAATATCAAATCTCAAAAAGTAAACCTAAGCCAAATCCCTGCATCTGCTGCGGGTAAAAAAATTCGCTTTCATGAAACAAAACTTTCCTACGTAATTCGCGAAATATTTTTAAACGCAATTAAATATTCAAAAGAGAAAGATGTAATTTATTTAATCTTCTTCCATAAGGAAAATTTTTTAGAATTAAAAGTAATTAACCCTGCTTACCAAAACAACGATGGAACTAGCGGTATCCCTGAAAAATTTGAATCCTTTGTATTTGAACCTTTTTTCAGAATTTCATCTGTAGTCGATGATAGTTATGCAAAATTTGAACAATTTAGGTTTGGACTTGGGTTACCACTTGTTAAAAAGATTATGGACCAACATCAATCAAACGTTCAAATCTATAATATTGAAAATAACTTTAGAAATGAAAATACAAAAGACGTATGTTTAACAATTCGATTCCCATTACTAGAAGAGGAAAAATAAAATGGCAAGAATACTAACAGTAGACGATGCACCTGCAGTTTTAAAGATTTTAAATTTGGTGCTAACAACAGAAGGTCACGAAGTGACTTCAGCTACCAACGGAATGGAAGCACTCCAAAGGTTGGAAACATCAAGTTTCGACATTGGAATCTTCGACGTGAATATGCCGGGAATGACAGGGATTGAGTTAACGGAAAAAACTCTAAAATCAGAGAATGGCAAGTCAATGAAAATAGTCATGTTGACTACTGAATCTAGTGATGAAATGAAAAACAAAGGTAAGGCAGCTGGTGCTGTAGGATGGCTCGTAAAACCATTTGCAAATGAATCACTAATCAAATTGATTTCCCAACTAGTATCAATGTAAAATGGCTGCGATTCTTGTAGTAGATGATTCGTCTGCTGTTTTAAAGATAGTAAGGTTAGCTTTAAGTAGCCAGGGACACACTGTAATCACTTGTAACACAGGAGAGGAAGCATTGGAAAAACTAAAATCTGATGTTTCAATTCACTTAGGTATCTTCGATTTTAATATGCCTGGGCTTAGCGGAATCAACCTAATCCGAGAAACCAAAAAGATAATAAAAAATCCAAAGTTCAAATTACTTGTCCTTTCTGTAGAAGATAAACCAGAAATCATCTCAAACGCTTTATTTAATGGTGCGGATGCCTGGATGATTAAACCATTTAACAACGAACAGCTAATCAAACAAGTAACGGAGCTTTTCGGCAGCGATGCTTCCCTTTGAAATAAATGTAATATTTGCGATTACTGTCATCTCAGTGGTATTCAACACTACGATGGCATTAATCATCTATTTTCTATCCAAACATTCGAAATCTGAAGTTAAACTGGGTTATACAGCCATATTTCTGACGGTTCTAGTATTCAGAAACTTTGCTCTTTATCTGTTTGGAGAAGGTAACCAAAAAATATTTTTTTTGTTTTCTGAGAGTTGTGCTATACTTGGCTCCTACCTCTTGGTGGCTGCTGTATCTCCCATTATTACAAAAAAAATCAGCTTAGCTTATCTATATACACTTTGTATCTCAATTTACGTTCTATTTGTTTCGCTTCTCCTAACAGACATTCCTTTTTTTTGGATGGCTTTACCATCTTCCCTTTTTAATGCGACCGCCCTTTTTTTGTTTGGTGTAGTGGTATTTAAATTAAATTCATATCCACAGGCATTTCGAATATATTTTTTGGCAATTTGTTTAATCATAGCACTTCAGCGACTTACCTTCCCTTATCTTTTTGGAATAGAATGGTATAGGCCTCTTGGTTATATCATAAATACATTATTTATGTTTTTATTTGGTGTTGGCTGTATTCTGTTTAACTTCAATATACAAACTAAAAAATTAAACCTATCACTCGAAGAATTGGAGTTATTACAAAAAACAATTAAAGATGTAAATGTTCGTCTTCTCATTATGTACAACCAACTTCCTGCAATTATTTATAATATTGAGTTTTTACCAGAGCCAAGAACTTCTTACATAAGTCCGAAAATGGAAGACATTACAGGATATGGAATAAATTTTTTCTATGAAAATCCAGATTTTTTTAAAGATATCGTAATCCCAGAAGACCAACATAAAATTCCTGAATTGTATGCAGGTCATTCACCAATCATTCTTCGAATGATCCATGCGAATGGATCACTCATTTGGACAGAACATTATGTAAATGTGTCCTTTGATATACTGGGTATTGAAAAACGAATCGATGTAGTTGCACTTGATATTACAAAATCAAAAAAAACTGAAATCTCTTTATTGCAGGAGAAAAACTTAAATACTACTGTTTTTGACAATGCTGCCAACTTAATTTTACTAACAGATGCAAATGGACTGATTGAAAGTATCAATTCTGCGGCTCAAACAATTTTAGGAATGAGAAAAACCGAAGTGATCGGGAAATACATCCAGGATGTCATTCTCCTTCCTGAAGACAGAGAATACCTAAAAGATGTTTTGGATGACGTAAACGAAATTCAAAACATTGCTGAAAGTTTAATCTTACGATGTGTTACAAATTCAAATCAAATTCTTTTTTTAGAATGGAGGCTTGGCATCATACGTGATAACCGAAACGAACCATTAAAAATCATTTGGATTGGGATTGACCAAACTTCAAAACGAGCTGCTGAAATTGAACTCAAAGAATTAAACAAATCGTTGGAGGAGAAAGTTAAAGCTAGAACTAAAGAATTACAATCAAGTAACTTTGAATTAAATTCAGCACTCTATGCATTAAGAGAAGCCCAACAAAAGTTAATTCAAAATGAGAAAATGGTCTCTCTGGGACAACTCGTATCAGGCCTTGCTCATGAAATCAACAATCCCATTGGGATGATCAAGTCCTCTGTAGAAACATTAGTTTCTGAATGGGAAGAAGAAAGAATCCATGATGCAAGCATAAGAATTAACGAACTAATACAATCTATTCTTGATACTGATTCTGGTGGGCTTCGAATCTTGACAGGGTTGTCCAACAGACAAGCAAGGAAATCTTTAAGAGAAAGTTTCCAACAACACTCGGTTCCATTTGAAGAAGAACTTGCGGAACTTTTTGTCGATTCTGGAATACGAAATCTTTCTCACCCGATGATTACAAAAATCAAATCAGTTATTCGTAATAAGGAAGACTTCCAAACTCTAAGAAGACTTTTACTAGTAAAACAATCCTCCGAACATATATTGTATTCAGTGAGAAGGCTTTCAAAGATTACCTATACACTTAAAAACTTTGCAGGCTTACAATCCAACTTAGAACTCACTGATTATTTGTTAACCGATACTATCCATACTGCAATTTCCCTTTATAAGGAATATTTTTTAAGAGATATAAATTTGGTTCTTAATTTGGAGTATAGTGGAAACGTTCGATGTATCCAAGGTGACTTAGTCCAACTCTGGAGCCAAATCATCTGGAATTCCATCCAAGCAGTTGCTTCCAAAGGAACGATACAAATCCGAAGTTTCAAAAGATCAGATACTGTTTTTGTGGAGATCGAAGATTCTGGTGTGGGAATTCCACAAGACAACCACGCAAAAATATTTATGCCATTTTTCTCAACTAAAACTACAGGTGATGGTTTAGGACTTGGACTCTATCTTGTGAAAGAAATTGCAAACAGGCACAATGCAAATGTTGATTTTGAATCTACACCAGGAAGGACAATTTTTAAAGTCGGTTTTCCGCTCACTACTTAATTGTAATTTTCCCAGTAGAATCAGTATTTCCAATTAAATGAGCGTCTTCACCAAGAGTTTTTAGCTCAGACATTACAGAATCAACTTGAGATGGGTCAACCACGAGAATGTAACCAACCCCCATATTAAAGGTACCATACATATCATGGCGATCCAAAGAATGATCTTTTTCTAATTTTGAAAAAACATAACTTTCAGGTAGATTATTGACTTCAGCACCTATACCTGAAGGCAAAACTCTAGGGATATTTTCATAAAACCCACCGCCAGTGATATGAACCATCCCTTTGATAGAAAACTTTTCAATTATAGACAAGATCGTTTTTACATAAATTTTAGTCGGTTGGAACACATGATTTTTCAAAAAATCAAAATCATCTGAAGTAGATGGCAATTTTCCATCTTTTAATAATAGTCTTCGAATGAGCGAAAAACCATTGCTATGTGGGCCAGAGGAACCAAGACCGATAATGGAATCACCCGCTTTGATTGTCCGGCCATCGATCATTTTTTGTTTTTCCACAACACCAACGACAAATCCTGCTAAGTCATATTCGTCATCAGGCATAACACCTGGGTGTTCAGCAGTTTCACCGCCAACTAACGCACAATCGGCTAATTTACAACCTTTTACAATTCCGGAAACAATCGCTTCCATACGTGGTAAAAATAGTTTACCACAAGCTATATAATCTTGAAAGAACAATGGTTTTCCACCATTCACAAGAATATCATTCACACACATTGCAACTAGATCTATTCCAACTGTGTCGTGAATATCTAACAAACGAGCAATTTGTAGTTTGGTCCCAACACCATCAGTTCCAGACAATAGAATAGGTTCGTTATATGATTTCAAAAAACTAACATCATAACAGGCGGCAAAACCACCGAGCCCACCTAAAACATTTTTGTTATGAGTTGACGCTACATTGGATTTGATTCTTTTTACAAACTCTTGACCTTTTTCGGTATCAACACCTGCTTCTTTGTAAGTGACTTTGTTTGAATCAGACATGGAGTTTTCCTGTAGTAGTATTGATAAGGGAAAGAGTATGGTTTGGAGTGATGGTTTTTGCAATTCTTCCAGCTAAATGAACGTAATCAGAGTCTGAAGTATTCAAAAGTATATCTAGCTGGTTTTTGTTTTCTTGGAAATCTGGTAAATTTAAAACTCGTTTTATATGGAGTGTAGTGCCCAAATTACCATCATAAACTTTTATCTTGGGATAATTATAGAGAATTCTTTCTTTGAGGAAAACATAGTGCGTACAACCTAAGACAAAGATATCACTTTCTTTCACCACAGTTTTGATTTTGGAATCAAACAAATCCCAAGCATCTTCCCATAGATCTTTATCAATTAGTTTTGCCAAACCTTCACAAGGAACAGGAAGAATCTCTGTTCCTAATGGAAACCCAGAAACTAAGTTTTTAAATTTATCTTCTTTTAAAGTGAGTTCCGTTGCAAAAACAGATATTTTAACACCAGGATTTTCAGCCACTGCAGGCTTCAACGCAGGTTCCATACCAAAAATAGGAATTGAATGTTTTGCACGAAGAA
The window above is part of the Leptospira terpstrae serovar Hualin str. LT 11-33 = ATCC 700639 genome. Proteins encoded here:
- a CDS encoding ATP-binding protein; the encoded protein is MLPFEINVIFAITVISVVFNTTMALIIYFLSKHSKSEVKLGYTAIFLTVLVFRNFALYLFGEGNQKIFFLFSESCAILGSYLLVAAVSPIITKKISLAYLYTLCISIYVLFVSLLLTDIPFFWMALPSSLFNATALFLFGVVVFKLNSYPQAFRIYFLAICLIIALQRLTFPYLFGIEWYRPLGYIINTLFMFLFGVGCILFNFNIQTKKLNLSLEELELLQKTIKDVNVRLLIMYNQLPAIIYNIEFLPEPRTSYISPKMEDITGYGINFFYENPDFFKDIVIPEDQHKIPELYAGHSPIILRMIHANGSLIWTEHYVNVSFDILGIEKRIDVVALDITKSKKTEISLLQEKNLNTTVFDNAANLILLTDANGLIESINSAAQTILGMRKTEVIGKYIQDVILLPEDREYLKDVLDDVNEIQNIAESLILRCVTNSNQILFLEWRLGIIRDNRNEPLKIIWIGIDQTSKRAAEIELKELNKSLEEKVKARTKELQSSNFELNSALYALREAQQKLIQNEKMVSLGQLVSGLAHEINNPIGMIKSSVETLVSEWEEERIHDASIRINELIQSILDTDSGGLRILTGLSNRQARKSLRESFQQHSVPFEEELAELFVDSGIRNLSHPMITKIKSVIRNKEDFQTLRRLLLVKQSSEHILYSVRRLSKITYTLKNFAGLQSNLELTDYLLTDTIHTAISLYKEYFLRDINLVLNLEYSGNVRCIQGDLVQLWSQIIWNSIQAVASKGTIQIRSFKRSDTVFVEIEDSGVGIPQDNHAKIFMPFFSTKTTGDGLGLGLYLVKEIANRHNANVDFESTPGRTIFKVGFPLTT
- the purM gene encoding phosphoribosylformylglycinamidine cyclo-ligase, yielding MSDSNKVTYKEAGVDTEKGQEFVKRIKSNVASTHNKNVLGGLGGFAACYDVSFLKSYNEPILLSGTDGVGTKLQIARLLDIHDTVGIDLVAMCVNDILVNGGKPLFFQDYIACGKLFLPRMEAIVSGIVKGCKLADCALVGGETAEHPGVMPDDEYDLAGFVVGVVEKQKMIDGRTIKAGDSIIGLGSSGPHSNGFSLIRRLLLKDGKLPSTSDDFDFLKNHVFQPTKIYVKTILSIIEKFSIKGMVHITGGGFYENIPRVLPSGIGAEVNNLPESYVFSKLEKDHSLDRHDMYGTFNMGVGYILVVDPSQVDSVMSELKTLGEDAHLIGNTDSTGKITIK
- the murI gene encoding glutamate racemase, which codes for MNSRGRYKIGIFDSGLGGLSVLRTLWKETSNIDYIYFGDLINSPYGQKSKAEVLELSKNAFEYLLEKDCEAVLFACNTATSAAADFLRAKHSIPIFGMEPALKPAVAENPGVKISVFATELTLKEDKFKNLVSGFPLGTEILPVPCEGLAKLIDKDLWEDAWDLFDSKIKTVVKESDIFVLGCTHYVFLKERILYNYPKIKVYDGNLGTTLHIKRVLNLPDFQENKNQLDILLNTSDSDYVHLAGRIAKTITPNHTLSLINTTTGKLHV
- a CDS encoding response regulator, which encodes MAAILVVDDSSAVLKIVRLALSSQGHTVITCNTGEEALEKLKSDVSIHLGIFDFNMPGLSGINLIRETKKIIKNPKFKLLVLSVEDKPEIISNALFNGADAWMIKPFNNEQLIKQVTELFGSDASL